In Solanum pennellii chromosome 3, SPENNV200, a single window of DNA contains:
- the LOC107014828 gene encoding uncharacterized protein LOC107014828, whose amino-acid sequence MEEGDDWIAPDKLYHILFCFFIAIISSFLAERTRYPFIRRRSIWVGSIVSLAAGAAKEVADELGFFRSAGASTKDAVADVFGTLIAALAFSLYKSSFIRRRPDQSVQAKVLQMV is encoded by the coding sequence ATGGAGGAAGGAGATGATTGGATAGCCCCTGATAAGCTCTACCACATACTCTTCTGCTTCTTCATTGCTATCATTTCATCTTTTCTCGCGGAAAGAACTCGCTACCCTTTCATCCGCCGCCGGAGCATCTGGGTCGGATCTATTGTTTCACTCGCTGCCGGCGCCGCTAAGGAGGTTGCCGACGAACTGGGTTTTTTCAGGTCAGCAGGTGCATCTACCAAGGACGCTGTTGCCGACGTCTTTGGTACTCTTATCGCTGCTCTCGCATTTTCTCTCTACAAATCATCCTTCATACGCCGGAGACCCGATCAATCTGTTCAAGCTAAAGTACTCCAGATGGTTTAA